In the Salarias fasciatus chromosome 13, fSalaFa1.1, whole genome shotgun sequence genome, one interval contains:
- the LOC115399435 gene encoding peroxiredoxin-like 2A isoform X2 yields MLALSRRSAALWWRLPLRGSAVSLGSSAPSSRPSTTARPPILTSQTALFHQSEAKASPEPNKTTSVLSAASGPEGELFGMAASASLEYLEDADLRSTTDEEQVIKAKNLWERSGAVVMAVRRPGUFLCREEASELSSLKPQLEELGVPLVAVVKENIGTEIRDFRPHFAGDIFIDEKKHFYGPLQRKMGGLGFVRLGVWQNFMRAWRSGYQGNMNGEGFILGGVFVIGAGDQGILLEHREKEFGNKVETADVLAAVKKIVPVK; encoded by the exons ATGCTGGCTCTGTCCAGACGCTCGGCGGCTCTGTGGTGGAGGCTTCCCCTGCGCGGTTCTGCCGTCTCTCTGGGGAGCTCTGCTCCGAGCAGCCGCCCCTCCACCACAGCCAGGCCCCCGATTCTAACATCCCAGACTGCTCTGTTTCACCAAAGTGAAGCCAAAGCCAGTCCTGAGCCAAACAAGACCACCTCAG TGCTGTCAGCGGCGTCTGGGCCGGAGGGCGAGCTGTTCGGGATGG CTGCCAGCGCCTCGCTGGAATACCTGGAAGATGCCGACCTGCGCTCCACCACGGACG AGGAACAGGTCATCAAGGCTAAGAATCTGTGGGAGAGGAGCGGGGCCGTGGTCATGGCCGTACGGCGGCCCGGATGATTTTTGTGCAGAGAG GAGGCCTCTGAGCTGTCCTCTCTGAAGCCCCAGCTTGAGGAGCTCGGGGTCCCTCTGGTCGCCGTGGTGAAGGAGAACATCGGCACGGAGATCCGGGACTTCCGACCGCACTTCGCCGGGGACATTTTCATCGACGAAAAG AAACATTTCTACGGCCCGCTGCAGAGGAAGATGGGGGGTCTGGGCTTCGTTCGTCTGGGCGTGTGGCAGAACTTCATGCGGGCCTGGAGGTCCGGTTACCAGGGCAACATGAACGGGGAGGGCTTCATCCTGGGGGGGGTGTTCGTCATCGGAGCTGGAGACCAG GGGATTCTACTGGAGCACCGAGAGAAGGAGTTCGGCAACAAGGTGGAGACGGCTGATGTTCTGGCGGCGGTTAAGAAAATCGTACCAGTCAAATAA
- the LOC115399435 gene encoding peroxiredoxin-like 2A isoform X3, which translates to MLSAASGPEGELFGMGMWSLGLGAVGAALAGIFLANTDFCLPKAASASLEYLEDADLRSTTDEEQVIKAKNLWERSGAVVMAVRRPGUFLCREEASELSSLKPQLEELGVPLVAVVKENIGTEIRDFRPHFAGDIFIDEKKHFYGPLQRKMGGLGFVRLGVWQNFMRAWRSGYQGNMNGEGFILGGVFVIGAGDQGILLEHREKEFGNKVETADVLAAVKKIVPVK; encoded by the exons A TGCTGTCAGCGGCGTCTGGGCCGGAGGGCGAGCTGTTCGGGATGGGTATGTGGTCTCTGGGTCTGGGCGCTGTAGGAGCCGCCCTCGCCGGGATCTTCTTGGCCAACACCGATTTCTGTCTCCCTAAAGCTGCCAGCGCCTCGCTGGAATACCTGGAAGATGCCGACCTGCGCTCCACCACGGACG AGGAACAGGTCATCAAGGCTAAGAATCTGTGGGAGAGGAGCGGGGCCGTGGTCATGGCCGTACGGCGGCCCGGATGATTTTTGTGCAGAGAG GAGGCCTCTGAGCTGTCCTCTCTGAAGCCCCAGCTTGAGGAGCTCGGGGTCCCTCTGGTCGCCGTGGTGAAGGAGAACATCGGCACGGAGATCCGGGACTTCCGACCGCACTTCGCCGGGGACATTTTCATCGACGAAAAG AAACATTTCTACGGCCCGCTGCAGAGGAAGATGGGGGGTCTGGGCTTCGTTCGTCTGGGCGTGTGGCAGAACTTCATGCGGGCCTGGAGGTCCGGTTACCAGGGCAACATGAACGGGGAGGGCTTCATCCTGGGGGGGGTGTTCGTCATCGGAGCTGGAGACCAG GGGATTCTACTGGAGCACCGAGAGAAGGAGTTCGGCAACAAGGTGGAGACGGCTGATGTTCTGGCGGCGGTTAAGAAAATCGTACCAGTCAAATAA
- the LOC115399435 gene encoding peroxiredoxin-like 2A isoform X6, whose translation MAASASLEYLEDADLRSTTDEEQVIKAKNLWERSGAVVMAVRRPGUFLCREEASELSSLKPQLEELGVPLVAVVKENIGTEIRDFRPHFAGDIFIDEKKHFYGPLQRKMGGLGFVRLGVWQNFMRAWRSGYQGNMNGEGFILGGVFVIGAGDQGILLEHREKEFGNKVETADVLAAVKKIVPVK comes from the exons ATGG CTGCCAGCGCCTCGCTGGAATACCTGGAAGATGCCGACCTGCGCTCCACCACGGACG AGGAACAGGTCATCAAGGCTAAGAATCTGTGGGAGAGGAGCGGGGCCGTGGTCATGGCCGTACGGCGGCCCGGATGATTTTTGTGCAGAGAG GAGGCCTCTGAGCTGTCCTCTCTGAAGCCCCAGCTTGAGGAGCTCGGGGTCCCTCTGGTCGCCGTGGTGAAGGAGAACATCGGCACGGAGATCCGGGACTTCCGACCGCACTTCGCCGGGGACATTTTCATCGACGAAAAG AAACATTTCTACGGCCCGCTGCAGAGGAAGATGGGGGGTCTGGGCTTCGTTCGTCTGGGCGTGTGGCAGAACTTCATGCGGGCCTGGAGGTCCGGTTACCAGGGCAACATGAACGGGGAGGGCTTCATCCTGGGGGGGGTGTTCGTCATCGGAGCTGGAGACCAG GGGATTCTACTGGAGCACCGAGAGAAGGAGTTCGGCAACAAGGTGGAGACGGCTGATGTTCTGGCGGCGGTTAAGAAAATCGTACCAGTCAAATAA
- the sfxn3 gene encoding sideroflexin-3: MSGELSRDINIKEPRWDQSTFMGRAQHFFTVTDPRNVLLSSETLEEAKVIVEGYRAGIVRPGLTEDQLWRAKYVYDSAFHPDTGEKMFVIGRMSAQVPMNMTITGCMLTFYRTTPAVVFWQWVNQSFNAVVNYTNRSGDAPITVNQLGAAYVSATTGAVVTALGLKSLAQRLPPIISRFVPFAAVAAANCINIPFMRQRELKYGIPITDENGNRLGESANAAQQAIMQVVVSRIGMAVPAMAIPPVIMNALEKRAFMKRFPILNAPVQVGLVGLCLVFATPLCCALFPQKSSMSVSGLEADLQERIRQSSPGTTHVYFNKGL; this comes from the exons ATGTCTGGAGAGCTGTCCCGAGATATAAACATCAAAGAGCCGCGATGGGACCAAAGCACATTCATGGGGCGCGCCCAGCACTTCTTCACAGTCACGGATCCCAGGAAcgtcctgctgtcctctgagACTCTGGAAGAGGCTAAAGTGATCGTGGAAGGCTACAG AGCTGGGATTGTGAGGCCTGGCCTGACAGAGGACCAGCTCTGGAGAGCCAAATATGTCTACGACTCCGCCTTCCACCCCGACACCGGGGAGAAGATGTTCGTGATCGGTCGGATGTCCGCTCAGGTGCCCATGAACATGACCATCACGGGCTGCATGCTCACCTTCTACAG gACGACTCCGGCCGTGGTGTTCTGGCAGTGGGTTAACCAGTCCTTTAACGCTGTGGTCAACTACACCAATCGCAGTGGAGACGCACCCATCACCGTGAA CCAGCTGGGTGCAGCCTACGTCAGTGCCACCACCGGGGCTGTCGTCACTGCTCTGGGACTCAAGTCTCTGGCTCAG CGTCTCCCTCCGATCATCAGCCGGTTTGTTCCGTTTGCTGCTGTTGCCGCTGCTAACTGTATCAACATTCCCTTCATGAGACAGAG GGAGTTGAAGTACGGTATTCCAATCACCGATGAGAACGGGAACCGGTTAGGAGAGTCCGCCAATGCTGCCCAGCAGGCCATCATGCAGGTGGTGGTGTCCAGGATCGGCATGGCAGTGCCTGCAATGG cCATCCCCCCCGTCATAATGAATGCCCTGGAGAAGAGAGCTTTCATGAAG cgtTTCCCGATTCTCAATGCTCCGGTCCAGGTGGGGCTCGTCGGTCTGTG CCTGGTGTTTGCGACTCCCCTGTGTTGCGCCCTCTTCCCTCAGAAAAG CTCTATGAGTGTGAGCGGGCTGGAGGCCGACCTGCAGGAGAGGATACGACAGAGCAGCCCCGGCACAACCCACGTGTACTTCAACAAGGGCCTGTAG
- the LOC115399435 gene encoding peroxiredoxin-like 2A isoform X5: MLSAASGPEGELFGMAASASLEYLEDADLRSTTDEEQVIKAKNLWERSGAVVMAVRRPGUFLCREEASELSSLKPQLEELGVPLVAVVKENIGTEIRDFRPHFAGDIFIDEKKHFYGPLQRKMGGLGFVRLGVWQNFMRAWRSGYQGNMNGEGFILGGVFVIGAGDQGILLEHREKEFGNKVETADVLAAVKKIVPVK; encoded by the exons A TGCTGTCAGCGGCGTCTGGGCCGGAGGGCGAGCTGTTCGGGATGG CTGCCAGCGCCTCGCTGGAATACCTGGAAGATGCCGACCTGCGCTCCACCACGGACG AGGAACAGGTCATCAAGGCTAAGAATCTGTGGGAGAGGAGCGGGGCCGTGGTCATGGCCGTACGGCGGCCCGGATGATTTTTGTGCAGAGAG GAGGCCTCTGAGCTGTCCTCTCTGAAGCCCCAGCTTGAGGAGCTCGGGGTCCCTCTGGTCGCCGTGGTGAAGGAGAACATCGGCACGGAGATCCGGGACTTCCGACCGCACTTCGCCGGGGACATTTTCATCGACGAAAAG AAACATTTCTACGGCCCGCTGCAGAGGAAGATGGGGGGTCTGGGCTTCGTTCGTCTGGGCGTGTGGCAGAACTTCATGCGGGCCTGGAGGTCCGGTTACCAGGGCAACATGAACGGGGAGGGCTTCATCCTGGGGGGGGTGTTCGTCATCGGAGCTGGAGACCAG GGGATTCTACTGGAGCACCGAGAGAAGGAGTTCGGCAACAAGGTGGAGACGGCTGATGTTCTGGCGGCGGTTAAGAAAATCGTACCAGTCAAATAA
- the LOC115399435 gene encoding peroxiredoxin-like 2A isoform X4, with translation MGMWSLGLGAVGAALAGIFLANTDFCLPKAASASLEYLEDADLRSTTDEEQVIKAKNLWERSGAVVMAVRRPGUFLCREEASELSSLKPQLEELGVPLVAVVKENIGTEIRDFRPHFAGDIFIDEKKHFYGPLQRKMGGLGFVRLGVWQNFMRAWRSGYQGNMNGEGFILGGVFVIGAGDQGILLEHREKEFGNKVETADVLAAVKKIVPVK, from the exons ATGGGTATGTGGTCTCTGGGTCTGGGCGCTGTAGGAGCCGCCCTCGCCGGGATCTTCTTGGCCAACACCGATTTCTGTCTCCCTAAAGCTGCCAGCGCCTCGCTGGAATACCTGGAAGATGCCGACCTGCGCTCCACCACGGACG AGGAACAGGTCATCAAGGCTAAGAATCTGTGGGAGAGGAGCGGGGCCGTGGTCATGGCCGTACGGCGGCCCGGATGATTTTTGTGCAGAGAG GAGGCCTCTGAGCTGTCCTCTCTGAAGCCCCAGCTTGAGGAGCTCGGGGTCCCTCTGGTCGCCGTGGTGAAGGAGAACATCGGCACGGAGATCCGGGACTTCCGACCGCACTTCGCCGGGGACATTTTCATCGACGAAAAG AAACATTTCTACGGCCCGCTGCAGAGGAAGATGGGGGGTCTGGGCTTCGTTCGTCTGGGCGTGTGGCAGAACTTCATGCGGGCCTGGAGGTCCGGTTACCAGGGCAACATGAACGGGGAGGGCTTCATCCTGGGGGGGGTGTTCGTCATCGGAGCTGGAGACCAG GGGATTCTACTGGAGCACCGAGAGAAGGAGTTCGGCAACAAGGTGGAGACGGCTGATGTTCTGGCGGCGGTTAAGAAAATCGTACCAGTCAAATAA
- the LOC115399435 gene encoding peroxiredoxin-like 2A isoform X1 has translation MLALSRRSAALWWRLPLRGSAVSLGSSAPSSRPSTTARPPILTSQTALFHQSEAKASPEPNKTTSVLSAASGPEGELFGMGMWSLGLGAVGAALAGIFLANTDFCLPKAASASLEYLEDADLRSTTDEEQVIKAKNLWERSGAVVMAVRRPGUFLCREEASELSSLKPQLEELGVPLVAVVKENIGTEIRDFRPHFAGDIFIDEKKHFYGPLQRKMGGLGFVRLGVWQNFMRAWRSGYQGNMNGEGFILGGVFVIGAGDQGILLEHREKEFGNKVETADVLAAVKKIVPVK, from the exons ATGCTGGCTCTGTCCAGACGCTCGGCGGCTCTGTGGTGGAGGCTTCCCCTGCGCGGTTCTGCCGTCTCTCTGGGGAGCTCTGCTCCGAGCAGCCGCCCCTCCACCACAGCCAGGCCCCCGATTCTAACATCCCAGACTGCTCTGTTTCACCAAAGTGAAGCCAAAGCCAGTCCTGAGCCAAACAAGACCACCTCAG TGCTGTCAGCGGCGTCTGGGCCGGAGGGCGAGCTGTTCGGGATGGGTATGTGGTCTCTGGGTCTGGGCGCTGTAGGAGCCGCCCTCGCCGGGATCTTCTTGGCCAACACCGATTTCTGTCTCCCTAAAGCTGCCAGCGCCTCGCTGGAATACCTGGAAGATGCCGACCTGCGCTCCACCACGGACG AGGAACAGGTCATCAAGGCTAAGAATCTGTGGGAGAGGAGCGGGGCCGTGGTCATGGCCGTACGGCGGCCCGGATGATTTTTGTGCAGAGAG GAGGCCTCTGAGCTGTCCTCTCTGAAGCCCCAGCTTGAGGAGCTCGGGGTCCCTCTGGTCGCCGTGGTGAAGGAGAACATCGGCACGGAGATCCGGGACTTCCGACCGCACTTCGCCGGGGACATTTTCATCGACGAAAAG AAACATTTCTACGGCCCGCTGCAGAGGAAGATGGGGGGTCTGGGCTTCGTTCGTCTGGGCGTGTGGCAGAACTTCATGCGGGCCTGGAGGTCCGGTTACCAGGGCAACATGAACGGGGAGGGCTTCATCCTGGGGGGGGTGTTCGTCATCGGAGCTGGAGACCAG GGGATTCTACTGGAGCACCGAGAGAAGGAGTTCGGCAACAAGGTGGAGACGGCTGATGTTCTGGCGGCGGTTAAGAAAATCGTACCAGTCAAATAA